Proteins encoded by one window of Arachis ipaensis cultivar K30076 chromosome B04, Araip1.1, whole genome shotgun sequence:
- the LOC107635422 gene encoding malonyl-CoA:anthocyanidin 5-O-glucoside-6''-O-malonyltransferase, whose translation MKTPQVFKASPSSLGPQNLLHSSSTSLPLTFFDILWLRLPPVQRVFFYEFPHQPSLFYDTILPKLKHSLSLALAYYFPLAGTLTWPHDSNKPIITYNVGDTLSLIVAESDADFNHLSGTDLCEASEVHHLVPELTISDDQATVLALQVTLFPNHGFSIGVTSHHAVLDGKTSTSFIKSWAYLCNKLGDSSSSPCDLPPELSPFFDREIVGDPKGVEARYLSDWLKQGGPNNRSLKVWNLQVPQDSVRGLFKLSRSNIEKLKNFVASRQKGNSNLHLSSFVVSLAYAWVCKMKAEETKSKKVGMAINVDCRNRLDPPLPPTYFGNCIGARIAFAETRKFLDEDGGVVVAVESLSSALETLKDGVLNEAETWSSLLLDGLHSDEEMKLTGAAGTPRFEVYGSDFGWGRPKKVEMVSIDRTGAISLSDSRDGDGFEVGFVSSKPSMEAFASIFAKGLLL comes from the coding sequence ATGAAAACTCCACAAGTGTTCAAGGCATCACCATCTTCATTGGGACCACAAAACTTGTTACATTCATCTTCCACTTCTCTTCCTCTAACCTTTTTTGACATATTATGGCTAAGGTTGCCACCAGTTCAGCGAGTTTTCTTCTATGAATTCCCCCACCAACCCTCACTCTTCTATGATACCATTCTTCCCAAACTCAAACACTCTCTTTCTCTTGCACTTGCTTACTATTTTCCCCTTGCTGGAACCCTCACCTGGCCTCATGATTCCAACAAACCCATCATCACCTACAACGTTGGTGACACTCTCTCACTTATTGTAGCTGAATCTGATGCTGATTTCAACCATCTTTCAGGAACTGACCTTTGTGAAGCCTCAGAGGTTCACCATCTTGTTCCTGAATTGACCATTTCAGATGATCAAGCCACTGTCTTGGCCTTGCAAGTTACACTTTTTCCAAACCATGGATTCTCCATTGGAGTCACATCACACCATGCTGTTCTTGATGGAAAAACCTCAACATCCTTCATCAAATCTTGGGCTTATCTCTGCAACAAGCTAGGAGATTCATCATCATCACCTTGTGATTTGCCTCCTGAATTGAGTCCTTTCTTTGACAGAGAAATTGTGGGAGATCCCAAAGGAGTTGAAGCAAGATATCTGAGTGATTGGTTAAAGCAAGGTGGACCCAACAACAGAAGCCTCAAGGTTTGGAATCTTCAAGTTCCACAAGATTCAGTAAGGGGTTTGTTCAAATTGTCTAGATCAAACATTGAGAAGCTCAAGAACTTTGTAGCTTCAAGACAGAAAGGGAATAGCAATCTTCACTTGTCAAGTTTTGTTGTATCTCTTGCATATGCTTGGGTTTGCAAGATGAAAGCTGAAGAAACTAAGAGCAAGAAAGTTGGTATGGCTATAAATGTTGATTGCAGGAACCGATTAGATCCACCTCTTCCACCAACATACTTTGGAAACTGCATCGGTGCAAGAATTGCATTTGCTGAAACAAGAAAATTCTTGGATGAAGATGGTGGAGTAGTTGTGGCTGTGGAATCACTGAGTTCTGCTTTGGAGACACTGAAGGATGGGGTTCTGAATGAAGCTGAGACTTGGTCATCACTTTTGCTTGATGGGCTGCACAGTGATGAAGAAATGAAGCTTACTGGTGCTGCTGGCACACCAAGGTTTGAGGTTTATGGAAGTGATTTTGGATGGGGAAGACCAAAGAAAGTGGAAATGGTGTCTATTGACAGAACTGGTGCAATTTCTCTCTCAGATAGCAGAGATGGTGATGGTTTTGAGGTTGGTTTTGTGTCCAGTAAACCTTCAATGGAAGCATTTGCTTCCATCTTTGCCAAGGGTCTTCTTCTTTGA
- the LOC107635425 gene encoding LRR receptor-like serine/threonine-protein kinase FLS2, translated as MTMNSNSRSFGVVYVVLMVQVLAWTRSAVVVASGKCIESERQALLSLKRGFNVTHDDDDWLSSWGDGEQQQECCNWEGVKCSNVTGHVLMLHLHGYHTLGSISPSLSELHHLKYLDLSGNRFTHTPSLPPFIGSLTFLTHLNLSRCYFGGNIPPQLGNLSHLVYLDLSSSNLVGGFPLQLTNMSSLTYLDLSLNKFNGTLPPQLGNLLSLEHLDLHGNAFTGTIPHHFRNLSCLQFLDLSPYGNDKALLSSDLQWLSELSTLRYLSLPWVNLSSASNWQQQVSSLSHLQYLNLGRCNLIDSVSTSSLASPANFSTSLSYVDISYNSLRDASFIFPWLMNSTSSLVILRMNDNGLSGTIPGTFGNLSLLEELNLSNNRLKGQIPVSLFHSCNLAKLDLSRNKFTGEFQEFIQVFSRCAHKPLEILDLGWNEITGMVPDLSHLSSLGALGVDNNKLNGSIHEGIGQLSNLFELSLANNLLHGLISEAHFSRLSNLESLDLSHNAFAFNVSVEWVPPFNLSEANLASCNLGPNFPKWLQTQMHVQQLDISQAQLSSPVPNWFWEGFFRIWSLNLSHNHIRGKIEGNHHRGNIEFQTIDLSSNLFEGPIPAFLSTASEVFLSNNRFSTANPLLCANSSKYTRFMDLSNNYLRGELPDCWMGFESLVVLDLSDNHFYGNMPKSLGSLRNIKSIHLEGNNFSGEIPSSLNNCTQLQVFDAAHNKLSGRIPTWIGDNISKLLVLSLHSNRFHGNIPFSMCNLDEIRVLDLSLNILSGSIPKCISNLSAMANQANSDDYHYEFDTSVYSRSYAVRGVSGVYNDSASLTWKGKMSKYGSTLGLLISIDFSSNRLTGDIPTEMMSLIGLVSLNLSRNLFSGHIPPTVGQLKSIDFLDLSRNHLSGRIPSQLAQIDRLSVLDLSYNDLSGEIPLGTQLQTRDASAYAGNPKLCGAPLNKTCPIHGHQISEHDAYGDDEQFVTEGFYIAMAVGFVMAFWGVCFSLILKKSWRYAYFKLLSDVYDKLYVFVAIKVAKLKRIISQV; from the coding sequence ATGACGATGAATTCGAATTCGAGGAGCTTTGGTGTAGTTTATGTGGTGTTGATGGTGCAGGTACTTGCATGGACGAGgagtgcagtggtggtggcaagTGGGAAGTGCATTGAGAGTGAAAGGCAAGCTCTGCTTTCTCTCAAACGTGGCTTCAATGTCacccatgatgatgatgattggctGTCTTCATGGGGAGATGGGGAGCAGCAGCAGGAGTGTTGCAACTGGGAAGGCGTCAAGTGCAGCAATGTAACTGGCCATGTTCTCATGCTTCATCTCCATGGTTATCACACTCTTGGCTCCATAAGCCCATCACTCAGTGAGTTACATCATTTGAAGTATTTGGACCTTAGTGGTAATCGTTTTACTCACACCCCATCCCTCCCTCCTTTTATTGGCTCTTTAACCTTTTTGACACACCTCAATCTCTCTCGTTGTTATTTCGGTGGAAACATACCTCCTCAATTGGGAAATCTCTCCCATTTAGTGTACCTTGATCTTAGTTCCAGTAATTTGGTTGGAGGATTCCCTCTTCAACTCACAAATATGTCATCCTTGACATATTTGGATCTTAGTCTTAATAAATTCAATGGAACACTGCCTCCTCAGCTTGGAAATCTCTTATCCTTAGAACATCTTGATCTACATGGAAATGCATTCACTGGAACCATTCCTCATCATTTCAGAAACCTTTCTTGTTTACAATTTCTTGACCTCAGTCCCTATGGCAATGATAAGGCGTTGTTGAGTTCTGACTTACAATGGCTATCTGAACTTTCAACCCTGAGGTATCTTTCGCTTCCTTGGGTGAATCTCAGTAGTGCCAGCAATTGGCAGCAACAAGTGAGTAGCCTTTCTCATCTTCAATATTTAAACTTGGGTCGTTGCAATCTTATTGATTCCGTGTCCACTTCATCACTTGCATCCCCTGCTAATTTCTCCACTTCTCTCTCATATGTGGATATCTCTTACAACTCTTTAAGGGATGCATCCTTCATATTTCCATGGTTAATGAATTCCACTAGTAGCCTTGTTATTCTCAGAATGAATGATAATGGTTTATCAGGAACCATACCAGGAACATTTGGGAACTTGAGCCTCCTTGAGGAGTTAAATCTTTCAAATAATCGGCTCAAAGGCCAAATACCTGTATCCTTGTTTCATAGTTGCAATTTGGCAAAACTAGACCTATCCAGGAACAAGTTTACAGGGGAATTTCAAGAATTTATTCAAGTATTTTCTCGTTGTGCTCACAAACCCTTAGAAATCTTGGATTTGGGATGGAATGAAATTACAGGGATGGTGCCTGACCTCTCACATCTTTCATCTTTGGGAGCATTAGGAGTTGATAACAACAAATTAAATGGAAGCATACATGAAGGTATTGGACAACTATCCAACTTATTTGAGTTAAGCCTTGCAAATAACTTATTGCATGGTTTGATATCTGAAGCTCACTTTTCAAGGCTTTCAAATCTTGAGTCTTTGGATTTGTCTCATAATGCATTTGCTTTCAATGTTAGTGTCGAATGGGTTCCCCCTTTCAATTTAAGTGAGGCTAACTTGGCTTCTTGCAATTTGGGACCTAACTTTCCAAAATGGCTTCAGACTCAAATGCATGTTCAGCAATTGGATATTTCACAAGCTCAATTATCTAGCCCAGTTCCTAATTGGTTTTGGGAAGGCTTTTTCCGGATATGGAGTTTGAATCTTTCTCACAATCATATTAGAGGAAAAATTGAAGGCAACCATCACAGAGGAAATATTGAATTTCAAACCATTGACTTGAGCTCCAATTTATTTGAAGGTCCAATTCCAGCATTCCTTTCAACTGCTTCAGAAGTTTTTTTGTCCAATAATAGATTTTCAACTGCAAATCCTCTTTTATGTGCAAACTCGTCCAAATACACAAGATTTATGGATTTGTCAAACAACTACCTTAGAGGAGAACTTCCGGATTGTTGGATGGGTTTCGAATCATTGGTCGTCCTGGATTTGTCTGATAATCATTTTTATGGAAACATGCCAAAGTCTCTGGGATCATTAAGAAATATCAAGTCAATACATTTAGAAGGGAATAATTTTTCAGGAGAGATACCATCATCCCTGAATAATTGTACACAACTGCAAGTTTTTGATGCTGCACATAATAAGTTGTCAGGAAGAATACCAACCTGGATTGGGGATAATATTTCAAAGCTACTTGTACTTAGCTTACATTCCAATAGGTTTCATGGAAACATTCCATTTAGCATGTGCAATCTCGATGAAATCCGTGTCTTGGACCTCTCTCTGAATATTCTGTCTGGCAGTATACCTAAATGCATAAGTAATCTGTCTGCTATGGCCAATCAAGCAAATTCTGATGACTATCATTATGAATTTGACACTAGTGTTTATTCCCGTAGTTATGCTGTACGTGGAGTTTCCGGAGTTTATAATGATAGCGCATCACTGACATGGAAAGGGAAAATGTCAAAATATGGAAGCACCCTTGGATTGTTGATAAGTATTGATTTCTCCAGCAACAGGTTAACAGGGGATATACCAACTGAGATGATGAGTCTTATTGGCTTGGTTTCTTTAAATCTTTCAAGAAACTTGTTTAGTGGACACATTCCTCCGACTGTTGGACAGCTGAAGTCAATAGATTTTCTTGATCTATCCAGAAATCATTTGTCAGGAAGAATTCCTTCACAACTTGCTCAGATAGACCGTCTCAGTGTTCTTGACTTGTCATACAATGATTTATCTGGAGAAATCCCACTTGGCACACAACTCCAAACTAGGGATGCCTCTGCTTATGCAGGAAATCCAAAACTTTGTGGTGCTCCTCTCAACAAAACTTGTCCCATACATGGTCACCAGATCAGTGAACATGATGCTTATGGTGATGATGAACAATTTGTAACCGAGGGGTTCTACATTGCTATGGCTGTTGGATTTGTCATGGCATTTTGGGGAGTTTGCTTCTCGTTGATTTTGAAGAAATCTTGGAGATATGCCTATTTCAAGTTATTGAGTGATGTCTATGACAAGCTCTATGTATTTGTAGCAATTAAGGTGGCCAAATTAAAAAGGATCATATCTCAAGTATGA
- the LOC107635426 gene encoding receptor-like protein 12: MIQQLNLKYFMLPVMMMNGVVYAVLMVQVLAWTSSAVVVPSVKCIESERQALLSLKRGFNVTDDDDWLSSWGEGEQQKECCNWEGVNCSNSTGHVVMLDLHGDYTVGSISPSLGELHHLNYLDLSGIEFTLTTSIPPFIASLTFLTHLNLSFCFFGGNIPPQLGNLLFLEYLDLGGNCFYPPQQIPSQFSNLSHLVYLDLSSSNLVGGFPLQLTNMSSLTYLDLSYNRLNETMPPQLGNLSSLEHLDLSHNAFTGTIPHHFRNLSSLQFLDLSPYNNDNALLSSDLQWLSQLFSLRHLSLSLVNLSSASNWQPLVRGLSHLQYLNLNGCNLVDSMSISSLASPANFSTSLSFVFTSHNSLKDSSLIFPWLMNSTSSLVILRMNDNGLSGTIPETFGNLSSLKKLNLANNELKGQIPLSLFHSCNLAKLDLSNNKLTGEFHEYIREYSRCAHKPLRILDLGWNEITGMVPDLSQLQSLQVLRLGNNRLNGSIHEGIGQLSDLTELSLGNNLLKGLITEAHFSRLSDLNTLDLSHNALVFNVSAEWNPPFDSHFINLASCNLGPNFPSWLHTQMNIYQLDISQAQISSSVPDWHWDQFFKIWNLNLSHNHIRGKIEDRIVDPHRGLTDNLVIVQTIDLSFNLFEGPIPAFFSTAAQLFLSSNRFSNANPLLCANSSINTKFMDLSNNYIRGQLPDCWMGYEFLAILDLSDNHFHGNMPKSLGSLKHIESIHLGGNHFSGEIPSSLHNCTKLRVFDAADNQLSGKIPSWIGGNIQKLLVLNLHSNKLHGSIPLSICNLHELFVLDLSLNILSGNIPPCISNLSAMATLTSSSATITHGYLVVDIHNSIFERIGRDFPNFGVYNDSTSVIWKGKMSTYERTLGLLRGIDFSSNRLTGEIPSEVMSLIGLVSLNLSRNLFSGHIPPTVGHLKSIDFLDLSRNHLSGTIPSQLAQIDRLSVLDLSYNDLSGEIPLGTQLQTRDASAYAGNPKLCGAPLNNTCPIHGHQISEHDADGDDEQFVTEGFYIAMAVGFVMAFWGVCFSLILKKSWRYAYFKLMSDVYDKLYVFVAIKVAKLKRIISQV, from the coding sequence ATGATACAACAACTTAACTTGAAATATTTTATGCTTCCAGTGATGATGATGAATGGTGTAGTTTATGCGGTGTTGATGGTGCAAGTACTTGCATGGACGAGCAGTGCAGTGGTGGTGCCAAGCGTGAAGTGCATTGAGAGTGAAAGGCAAGCTCTGCTTTCTCTCAAACGTGGCTTTAATGTGACCGATGATGATGATTGGCTGTCTTCATGGGGAGAGGGGGAGCAGCAGAAGGAGTGTTGCAACTGGGAAGGCGTCAACTGCAGCAACAGCACAGGCCATGTTGTCATGCTTGATCTTCATGGTGATTACACTGTTGGATCCATAAGCCCATCACTGGGTGAGTTACATCATTTGAACTACTTGGACCTTAGCGGTATTGAGTTTACTCTCACCACATCTATCCCTCCTTTCATTGCCTCTTTAACCTTTTTGACACATCTCAAtctctctttttgttttttcggTGGAAACATACCTCCTCAATTGGGAAATCTGCTCTTCCTCGAGTATCTTGATTTAGGAGGGAATTGTTTTTATCCTCCGCAACAAATCCCTTCTCAGTTCTCAAATCTCTCCCATTTAGTGTACCTTGATCTTAGTTCCAGTAATTTGGTTGGAGGATTCCCTCTTCAACTCACAAATATGTCATCCTTGACATATTTGGATCTTAGTTATAATAGACTTAATGAAACAATGCCACCCCAACTTGGAAATCTCTCATCCTTGGAACATCTTGATCTAAGTCACAATGCATTCACTGGAACCATTCCTCATCATTTCAGAAATCTTtcttctttacaatttcttgacCTCAGTCCCTATAACAATGATAACGCGTTGTTGAGTTCTGATTTACAATGGTTATCTCAGCTTTTCTCTTTGAGGCATCTTTCGCTTTCTCTAGTTAACCTCAGTAGTGCAAGCAATTGGCAACCCCTAGTGAGGGGCCTTTCTCATCTTCAATATCTAAACTTGAATGGTTGCAATCTTGTTGATTCCATGTCCATTTCATCACTTGCATCCCCTGCTAATTTCTCCACTTCTCTCTCATTTGTGTTTACCTCTCACAACTCTCTAAAGGACTCATCCTTGATATTCCCATGGTTAATGAATTCCACTAGTAGCCTTGTTATTCTTAGAATGAATGATAATGGTTTATCAGGAACCATTCCAGAAACATTCGGGAACTTGAGCTCTCTTAAGAAGTTAAATCTTGCAAATAATGAGCTCAAAGGCCAAATACCTCTATCCTTGTTTCATAGTTGTAATTTGGCAAAACTAGACCTATCCAATAACAAGTTGACAGGAGAGTTTCATGAATATATTCGAGAGTATTCTCGTTGTGCTCATAAACCCTTACGAATCTTGGATCTGGGATGGAATGAAATTACGGGGATGGTGCCTGACCTCTCTCAGCTTCAATCTTTGCAAGTGTTACGACTTGGTAACAACAGATTAAATGGAAGCATACATGAAGGTATTGGACAATTATCCGACTTAACTGAGTTAAGCCTTGGAAATAACTTGTTGAAAGGTTTGATAACTGAAGCTCATTTCTCAAGACTCTCCGATCTTAACACTTTGGATTTGTCTCATAATGCTTTGGTTTTTAATGTCAGCGCTGAATGGAATCCCCCGTTCGATTCCCATTTCATTAACTTGGCTTCTTGCAATTTGGGGCCTAACTTTCCATCATGGCTTCACACCCAAATGAATATTTATCAATTGGATATTTCACAAGCTCAAATCTCTAGCTCAGTTCCTGATTGGCATTGGGATCAATTTTTCAAGATATGGAATTTGAATCTTTCTCACAACCATATTAGAGGAAAAATTGAAGACCGAATTGTGGACCCTCATAGAGGACTAACTGATAATCTTGTAATTGTTCAAACCATTGATTTGAGCTTCAATTTATTTGAAGGTCCAATTCCAGCATTCTTTTCAACTGCTGCACAACTTTTTCTGTCCAGCAACAGATTTTCAAATGCAAATCCTCTTTTATGTGCAAACTCGTCCATAAACACAAAATTTATGGATTTGTCAAACAACTACATTAGAGGACAACTTCCAGATTGTTGGATGGGTTATGAGTTCTTGGCCATTCTAGATTTGTCAGATAATCACTTTCATGGAAATATGCCAAAGTCTCTGGGATCGTTAAAACATATTGAGTCAATACATTTGGGGGGCAATCATTTTTCAGGAGAGATACCATCATCCTTGCATAATTGCACAAAACTGCGAGTTTTTGATGCTGCAGATAATCAGCTGTCTGGAAAAATACCAAGCTGGATTGGAGGTAATATTCAAAAGCTACTTGTACTTAACTTACATTCCAATAAGCTTCATGGAAGCATTCCATTAAGCATTTGCAATCTTCATGAACTCTTTGTCTTGGACCTCTCTCTAAATATTCTCTCTGGGAATATACCTCCATGCATAAGTAATCTTTCTGCTATGGCCACTCTAACAAGTTCAAGTGCAACCATTACCCATGGCTATCTTGTTGTCGATATACACAACAGTATTTTCGAGCGCATTGGCAGGGACTTTCCAAATTTCGGAGTTTATAATGATAGTACATCAGTCATATGGAAAGGAAAAATGTCAACATATGAAAGAACCCTTGGATTGTTGAGAGGTATTGATTTCTCCAGCAACAGGTTAACAGGGGAAATACCAAGTGAGGTGATGAGTCTTATTGGCTTGGTTTCTTTAAATCTATCAAGAAACTTGTTTAGTGGACACATTCCTCCAACTGTTGGACATCTGAAATCAATAGATTTTCTTGATCTATCCAGAAATCATTTGTCAGGAACAATTCCTTCACAACTTGCTCAAATAGACCGTCTCAGTGTTCTTGACTTGTCATACAATGATTTATCTGGAGAAATCCCACTTGGCACACAACTCCAAACTAGGGATGCCTCTGCTTATGCAGGAAATCCAAAGCTTTGTGGTGCTCCTCTCAACAATACTTGTCCCATACATGGTCACCAGATCAGTGAACATGATGCTGATGGTGATGATGAACAATTTGTAACCGAGGGATTCTACATTGCTATGGCTGTTGGATTTGTCATGGCATTTTGGGGAGTTTGCTTCTCATTGATTTTGAAGAAATCTTGGAGATATGCTTATTTCAAGTTAATGAGTGATGTCTATGACAAGCTCTATGTATTTGTTGCAATTAAGGTGGCCAAATTAAAAAGGATCATATCTCAAGTATGA
- the LOC107635427 gene encoding transcription factor TCP13: MNNNNSPKDPSDFPLKQESSDHHQHEKASSAAAAAKAASSSSSSSQWLRLKDPRIVRVSRAFGGKDRHSKVCTIRGLRDRRVRLSVPTAIQLYDLQDRLGLNQPSKVVDWLLNAAKHEIDELPPLPHINNPFTTLGGFPSSSSNSMINNTNEASTSMFNINRSIHQWQQGLAQNYSKWNNKSKSSSSTKQASSEDNQMVNEEDNNNNKEEEEGEEEGANVVSTTNHHHHPSFLGLLNTMPIGNYQFEQHNSSNDVNVAQLGNHNHGFITNQTDLQSINVVPFPSTLSLSTGGNNITQSYFPSHSSEAMDPRQEQQINHHHQYHQMLSSHHLHQNLLTNNLPSFSLAMMSTPILLHHSHNTRESSHHQSHHKDQHFPSSK, encoded by the coding sequence ATGAATAACAATAATAGTCCAAAAGACCCATCAGATTTTCCACTAAAACAAGAGAGTAGTGATCATCATCAACATGAAAAGGcatcatcagcagcagcagcagcaaaggctgcttcatcatcatcatcatcatcacaatgGCTAAGGTTGAAGGATCCAAGAATTGTTAGGGTATCAAGAGCATTTGGAGGAAAAGACAGGCACAGCAAGGTTTGCACAATAAGAGGGTTGAGAGACAGGCGTGTGAGGCTTTCAGTTCCAACAGCAATTCAGCTCTATGATCTTCAAGATAGGTTAGGGCTTAATCAACCTAGTAAGGTTGTTGATTGGTTGTTAAATGCTGCTAAGCATGAAATTGATGAGCTTCCACCTTTGCCACATATTAATAATCCCTTCACTACCCTTGGTGGTTTTCCATCATCATCTTCTAATTCTATGATCAATAATACTAATGAAGCTAGCACCTCAATGTTCAATATCAATAGGAGCATTCATCAGTGGCAGCAAGGTTTAGCACAGAATTATTCTAAGTGGAATAACAAGTCAAAGTCATCATCATCTACTAAACAAGCTTCATCAGAAGATAATCAAATGGTTAATGAAGAggataataacaataacaaggaAGAGGAGGAAGGTGAAGAAGAAGGTGCAAATGTTGTTTCTACtacaaatcatcatcatcatccttcatTCCTAGGTTTGCTGAATACTATGCCAATTGGTAACTACCAATTTGAGCAACATAACTCATCAAATGATGTTAATGTTGCTCAATTGGGAAACCATAATCATGGATTTATTACAAACCAAACAGATTTGCAAAGCATTAATGTTGTGCCTTTTCCATCAACATTGTCCTTATCAACCGGTGGGAACAATATAACACAGTCATACTTCCCTTCACATTCATCAGAAGCAATGGATCCAAGACAAGAACAAcaaatcaatcatcatcatcagtATCATCAGATGTTGTCCTCTCATCATCTTCATCAAAATCTCTTGACAAATAATCTTCCATCTTTCAGCTTGGCTATGATGAGCACTCCAATCCTTCTCCACCATTCTCACAACACAAGAGAAAGTAGTCATCATCAATCTCATCACAAAGATCAACATTTTCCTTCTTCCAAGTGA